The stretch of DNA GAGATGATGGATTTTCCAACGGTGCCTGTATTGGAGGTGACCGAATTGACAAACCGAAGCGATTTCGAAGAAAATATTTTAAACCTTGTTCAACAAGCAAGTACCTTCCAATCAATAGATGTATACACCGGATCACCTTGTTGTATGGAAGGAATTGTAAGTAGAAATGTAAATGCCTTTTCAGTGGACGCCTTTCCTCAAAATGTCTTTAAATACGTACGAAAGGACCATGTTAAAACAGATGAACATTGGACACGTCACTGGCAAAGAGCACCTTTAAAATGGGAAAAATAATGTGGCAGATAACAGATCATTTAAATTGGGAAGCCATGCGTGCTCGCTTTTCCTGGATAAGGGATATGGAAGGTGTTTTGCAGGACCCTATCTATCATGCAGAAGGAGATGTTGCCATCCATACCCAAATGGTACTAGAAGCATTGCTGGCCTTAGAGGCCTTCCAGGTATTGGATACGCAGGAGCAACAGGTTCTGATAGCCGCTGCCTTGTTACATGATGTAGAGAAGCGGTCGACTACCCAGGTAGATAAAGATGGCCGGATATCTTCGCCGGGGCATGCAAAAAAAGGCGAATACACAGCCCGGCAAATCTTGTTTCAGGATATAGTAACGCCCTTCCATTTGCGTGAGCAAGTGGCCAAGTTGGTGCGGTACCATGGTTTACCACTGTGGGTATTCGAAAAACGAGACCCTTTGCAGTTTTTGCTCAAAGCAAGTGTAGAAGTAGACACACGTCTGTTGGCTATATTAGCACGGGCTGATGTATTGGGTCGCGTTTGCGATGATCAGGCTGATCTCTTATATAGCCTTGATATTTTTGAGGAATATTGTAAAGAGCAGCAGTGTTTTGGTCAAGCTTATCCCTTTCCTTCTGCATTGTCGCGCTTTACCTATTTTCAGCAAGAGGGTGGGGGCAGTCCATTGTATGCACCCTATGAGGATACCTGGGAAGAGGTGATTTTATTAGCAGGTCTTCCGGGGATGGGGAAAGACACCTATACCGCCAAACACTTTCCTGGCTGGCCTGTTGTGTCACTGGACCATTTGAGGCGGAAGTTTAACATAACACCAAGGGATCAAAAGGGGAATGGTCAAATGATCCAGTTGGCATTGGAAGAAGCGCGAGGCTATCTGCGAAGGCAGCAGCCATTTGTCTGGAATGCTACGAATATCACCCGAAACAACCGAAGCCGATTGATCAGTCTCTTTTCTTCTTATAAGGCTAAAGTCCGAATCGTTTACATCGAAGCACCTTTTGCCACCTGGCAAAAACAGAATTTGCAGAGAGATTATGCGGTGCCTCTATTGGTGATGGATAAGATGTTGAAAAAATTGGAGATCCCCTCCTTAGCGGAAGCGCATGAAGTGACCATAGTACTGTAGCGTGGGCCGTGTCAGCAGGCAATCAAAGGGTGATTAAGCGTTGTTCTCCTTTGTTTAATCACCCCTTGACGGCTTGACGCGGTGTTCTCCTCTGTTTAATCAACCCCTGACTGCTAACGCAGCGCTTCCGCGAGCTATTAACTTTAATGAAAAAAAAATAAACAAATGAAACCTTCGAAGATTATTTTAATTTGTCACGGAGAATCGACAGGAAACATTGATAGGCAAGTATATGCAGAAATTCCAGATTATAAATTACCACTAACAGAAAGAGGAAAAGAACAGGCATTGGATTGTGGAAAACGGTTGAAAGAAATCACCAAAGAGGAAACCTGTTTTTTTTATGTATCTCCATTTTGGAGAACTAGAGAAACCTTTCAACAAATAAGAACTTCCTTTAAAGATGAATTGATAGACTTTCGAGAAGAACCCCGAATCAGAGAACAAGAATGGGGGCACTTAAGAAGTGTAGAAGAAAGCAAACGTGTTGATATTGAACGCGATAATTATGGAACTTTCTATTACAGAATTCCGGATGGAGAGTCAGCAGCAGATGTTTATGATAGGGTGAGTGATTTTTTTGGAACGCTTCAAAGAGACTTTGAAAAGAAAGAATTTCCAGAAAATTGTATCATCGTTTCTCATGGGATGACCATTCGGTTATTTTTAA from Saprospiraceae bacterium encodes:
- a CDS encoding AAA family ATPase, with the protein product MWQITDHLNWEAMRARFSWIRDMEGVLQDPIYHAEGDVAIHTQMVLEALLALEAFQVLDTQEQQVLIAAALLHDVEKRSTTQVDKDGRISSPGHAKKGEYTARQILFQDIVTPFHLREQVAKLVRYHGLPLWVFEKRDPLQFLLKASVEVDTRLLAILARADVLGRVCDDQADLLYSLDIFEEYCKEQQCFGQAYPFPSALSRFTYFQQEGGGSPLYAPYEDTWEEVILLAGLPGMGKDTYTAKHFPGWPVVSLDHLRRKFNITPRDQKGNGQMIQLALEEARGYLRRQQPFVWNATNITRNNRSRLISLFSSYKAKVRIVYIEAPFATWQKQNLQRDYAVPLLVMDKMLKKLEIPSLAEAHEVTIVL
- a CDS encoding histidine phosphatase family protein translates to MKPSKIILICHGESTGNIDRQVYAEIPDYKLPLTERGKEQALDCGKRLKEITKEETCFFYVSPFWRTRETFQQIRTSFKDELIDFREEPRIREQEWGHLRSVEESKRVDIERDNYGTFYYRIPDGESAADVYDRVSDFFGTLQRDFEKKEFPENCIIVSHGMTIRLFLMKWFHWTVEEFEAIRNPKNCAIIVLEKTINNKYKLTTDIERR